The following are from one region of the Coffea eugenioides isolate CCC68of chromosome 2, Ceug_1.0, whole genome shotgun sequence genome:
- the LOC113761212 gene encoding histone H4 has translation MSGRGKGGKGLGKGGAKRHRKVLRDNIQGITKPAIRRLARRGGVKRISGLIYEETRGVLKIFLENVIRDAVTYTEHARRKTVTAMDVVYALKRQGRTLYGFGG, from the coding sequence ATGTCGGGACGTGGCAAGGGAGGCAAGGGCTTGGGAAAGGGAGGAGCAAAACGTCATCGTAAGGTGCTTCGCGACAACATTCAGGGAATCACGAAGCCGGCGATTCGCCGTCTGGCTCGCAGAGGAGGCGTGAAGCGTATTAGCGGCCTGATCTACGAGGAGACACGCGGCGTCCTCAAGATCTTCCTGGAGAACGTGATCAGAGATGCCGTCACCTACACCGAGCACGCTCGCCGGAAGACTGTCACCGCCATGGATGTTGTGTATGCTCTCAAAAGGCAAGGCCGTACTCTCTATGGGTTCGGCGGTTAG
- the LOC113761505 gene encoding serine/arginine-rich splicing factor RS2Z32-like, which yields MPRYDDRHGVTRLYVGRLSSRTRSRDLEDLFSRYGRVRDVDMKRDYAFVEFSDPRDADDARYSMNGREVDGSRIIVEFAKGVPRGPGGSRDRDYLGKGPAPGTGRCFNCGIDGHWARDCKAGDWKNKCYRCGERGHIERNCQNSPQKLKRGRSYSRSPSPPRRGRSPSRSYSRSRSYSRSRSPPRRDRSNEREEKRSRSPKRHRVSSPPPSKGRKHSPTPDERSPRERGTPSPRDGRPANGSENSRSPKDDAPRDDGIKDRSPLEENGHSRSPSPIRRDNGSPADNDETNGSPRGSE from the exons atgcCTCGCTACGATGATCGCCATGGTGTTACAAGGCTCTATGTTGGCCGCCTTTCTTCAAGGACCCGTTCACGTGACCTGGAGGATCTATTTAGCAGATATGGAAG AGTACGTGATGTGGACATGAAGCGTGATTATGCCTTTGTG GAATTTAGTGATCCTAGAGATGCTGATGATGCAAGATATAGCATGAATGGCCGGGAAGTAGATGGAAGTCGTATTATTGTGGAATTTGCAAAGGGG GTACCACGTGGTCCTGGTGGCTCCCGTGATCGTGATTATCTTGGCAAAGGTCCAGCTCCAGGAACTGGGCGCTGCTTTAATTGTGGAATCGATGGCCATTGGGCTCGAGATTGCAAAGCTGGGGACTGGAAGAACAAGTGCTATCGATGTGGTGAACGAGGCCATATAGAAAGGAACTGTCAAAACAGCCCCCAAAAGCTAAA ACGCGGGCGCAGTTATTCTCGATCACCATCTCCTCCTCGTCGTGGCAGGAGTCCAAGCCGTAGTTACAGCAGGAGCAGAAGCTACAG CCGATCGAGGTCTCCACCAAGGAGGGATCGTAGCAACGAGCGTGAGGAGAAAAGATCTAGGAGCCCTAAGCGTCACAGGGTATCATCTCCACCACCATCCAAAGGGAGGAAGCACAGCCCAACACCTGATGAGAGAAGCCCACGAGAGAGGGGCACTCCTTCACCAAGGGATGGTAGGCCAGCCAATGGCTCAGAGAATAGTAGAAGCCCTAAAGATGATGCTCCAAGGGATGATGGTATCAAAGATAGGAGTCCTCTTGAAGAAAATGGCCATAGCCGAAGTCCTAGCCCCATCCGTAGGGACAATGGAAGCCCCGCTGATAATGATGAAACCAATGGTTCACCAAGGGGCAGTGAGTGA
- the LOC113761236 gene encoding uncharacterized protein LOC113761236, with amino-acid sequence MPVSGKEEPRVLSRKSATDISAGIPLKKRRFLLSPPSSPPREEVVPEVNDLKKHEESTPDTTNKENFVTDSTENQESSLELKKKEASSADVKYGEESGLEQASKEDSGSELGSKQEFGSGLQDSITSRPGLKNNQISSSNPGPSSINVAIRSPEKSDASKINLLEVKKECVSAPNANLDHLDTDVSGVKLPELSPMFNLGSANRVESNTDLLLTGKLASSGVPGTPLGAALVSVKKEIHSKLVEDDVKLKLATGLGNNGKLALGPKEFFGLNVDPSLLSLSLSKEKHVTEEKSGDTSSKDDSKSECANRSNWDLNTTMDAWEGSIGDTTFQGTIGGSGKTISLNDRRLLSSNSVVNVSSVKEKQVNATREPRSSFPNSSVQLIKPSEDSLRLTLSSSFGNVDFVRERTRLSAEVAPRMDISTNRHSGLLSTEDKKSPGVSLVKLEPSDENSKNSSVGTIKRSAELSDFNAVKREPIEKHNAEAVKLLASSPQDTTGQRSIKSEPTNEVSQELCRTSDLRQQQSIPMFVHSQESFSSSSVLPTPLTPQKPSPSRIPTSSDLSTSADVSNQSERSTHTKEPHMGSDGFLQAPADMNPKTAHHRVREENMAAHKMDNNEAEDMNVDHPELKRTKEHVHDLRAHGEGSVSDEEKINISAETMEDESYGSECESDGKQVVVSKFLHGRVGRDDDDYEDGEVRDPLENSKIEELTADGSADSAKHGDCDNKHCPSGFPGGDTYTDQSCLVHKENDLKIHDNTAVDCIKESVGTVSNKNCEQLMAKDGHSDKLPLDGMATTDAEEEPCSSSQRKLLEPTGKKSSQESIEKDMSCDGTTSSGIRTVPAAGEPKGQIAKAVNTDEKPDSSLSKVEDSLNGNSAAKNSTSGGNKSRIINLPRASAISPSKTRSIPDRLLSSRNGRGRYSDLDGEKFIPRGKRDEIDADNPHRFLRERIQDQSFRNSRSNYTRGRGKFSGRLDTSRGEWGSNRDFAFGSYNDDYRFTRNKHAAAIADTELECNDFVIPPDGASLSIGRGRKSLNDDLPSFRRPSSRRLSPGGRDGPGSREIQMVHRIPRNISPGRLNDDNGVDLVGLRQDGKYARDLPDGIIEPAYTRPNSMYEGGNTQFVRGNRNFSTFQRRGFPQVRSKSPVGSRTRSPGPWTSPRRRSPAGFGGLQQLAQHRSPAMYRVERMRSPDRSCFPEDMVARRRGSPSFLARPSDDVRDVDSAREHGHPRPINSSRRSPSDRVFSRSTRRVDVLEPRIRTSGDEYFGRPVPSGRFQEFHGEGSSEERRKCGESRGLIRSFRPPYISDSDNLRFQLDDGPRPFRFCSEGDADFVGRGIREREFDGRMKGRPVAAPRRIRTIEDQEGNYRDSGQVWHDDGFNEGSGYKRRRF; translated from the exons ATGCCTGTTTCTGGAAAAGAAGAG CCTCGGGTCCTTTCCCGGAAGTCTGCTACTGATATTTCTGCAGGTATCCCTCTGAAGAAAAGGAGGTTCTTGTTGTCCCCGCCGTCCTCTCCTCCTCGTGAAGAAGTAGTACCCGAGGTaaatgatttgaagaaacaTGAAGAATCTACCCCAGACACAACGAACAAAGAAAATTTTGTAACAGATTCTACAGAGAATCAAGAATCTTCtttagaattgaagaagaaagaagcATCTAGTGCAGATGTGAAGTATGGAGAAGAATCTGGTTTAGAGCAGGCGAGCAAAGAAGATTCTGGCTCAGAATTGGGGAGCAAACAAGAATTTGGTTCAGGTTTACAGGACAGTATTACATCTAGGCCTGGTTTGAAAAACAATCAAATATCTTCCTCAAATCCAGGACCTTCTAGTATAAATGTCGCTATCAGATCTCCCGAAAAATCGGATGCTAGTAAGATTAATCTCCTTGAGGTTAAGAAAGAATGTGTTTCTGCACCAAACGCCAACTTGGATCATTTGGACACAGACGTTTCTGGAGTCAAACTTCCGGAGTTAAGCCCTATGTTTAATTTGGGTTCTGCAAACAGGGTCGAGAGCAACACGGATCTTCTTTTGACTGGAAAACTAGCAAGCTCAGGAGTTCCAGGAACCCCTCTGGGTGCTGCTTTGGTGAGTGTAAAGAAAGAGATACACAGCAAACTGGTGGAGGATGATGTTAAGCTCAAACTTGCTACGGGTTTGGGGAATAATGGTAAATTGGCATTGGGACCAAAGGAATTTTTTGGTTTGAATGTAGATCCTTCTCTGTTGTCCTTGTCTCTAAGCAAAGAAAAACATGTTACAGAAGAGAAGAGTGGAGATACTAGCTCAAAGGATGATAGCAAATCGGAATGTGCTAATCGATCAAATTGGGATTTGAATACCACTATGGATGCTTGGGAGGGATCTATTGGTGATACTACTTTCCAAGGTACTATTGGTGGCTCAGGTAAGACAATCAGCTTGAATGATCGAAGACTATTAAGCTCTAATTCCGTTGTCAACGTTAGCAGCGTGAAGGAGAAACAGGTTAATGCAACAAGGGAGCCACGTTCCAGTTTTCCAAATTCTTCTGTACAGTTGATTAAACCTTCTGAGGACTCACTCCGTCTGACTCTTAGTTCCTCTTTTGGGAATGTGGATTTTGTCCGAGAGCGCACTCGTTTATCAGCTGAAGTAGCTCCTAGGATGGATATTTCCACAAATCGGCATAGTGGATTGCTCTCAACTGAAGACAAGAAATCTCCTGGTGTCAGCTTAGTCAAATTAGAACCTAGTGATGAGAATTCCAAAAATAGTTCTGTGGGAACCATCAAGAGATCTGCTGAATTGTCGGATTTCAATGCTGTGAAAAGGGAACCTATTGAGAAGCACAATGCTGAAGCTGTTAAATTGCTAGCTAGCAGCCCCCAGGACACAACTGGACAAAGGTCTATTAAATCTGAACCTACTAATGAAGTTAGTCAGGAACTCTGCAGGACATCGGATTTGAGACAGCAACAATCAATTCCAATGTTTGTCCACTCTCAggagagtttttcttcttcttctgtttTACCAACACCTTTGACGCCCCAAAAGCCTTCTCCTTCAAGAATACCTACTTCTTCTGATTTATCTACAAGTGCAGATGTATCAAATCAATCTGAACGTTCCACTCATACCAAAGAACCTCATATGGGTAGTGATGGCTTTCTTCAAGCTCCTGCAGATATGAATCCTAAGACTGCGCATCACAGGGTTAGAGAAGAAAATATGGCTGCTCATAAGATGGATAATAATGAGGCAGAGGACATGAATGTTGATCATCCTGAGCTGAAAAGGACAAAGGAACATGTGCATGATTTACGTGCACATGGTGAGGGATCCGTGAGTGATGAGGAGAAGATAAATATATCAGCTGAAACAATGGAAGATGAATCTTATGGTTCTGAATGTGAATCAGATGGTAAGCAAGTTGTGGTAAGCAAGTTTTTGCATGGTAGAGTTGGGAGAGATGATGATGATTATGAAGATGGTGAAGTTCGGGACCCCTTGGAGAATTCAAAAATAGAGGAGCTTACTGCAGATGGAAGTGCAGATAGTGCTAAGCATGGTGATTGTGATAATAAACATTGTCCTTCTGGATTTCCAGGTGGTGATACTTACACCGACCAATCCTGTCTTGTGCATAAAGAAAACGACTTGAAAATTCATGACAATACAGCTGTTGATTGCATCAAGGAGAGTGTTGGCACAGTTTCTAACAAGAATTGTGAACAGCTTATGGCTAAAGATGGTCATTCAGATAAACTTCCATTGGATGGAATGGCTACAACTGATGCAGAAGAGGAGCCATGTAGTTCCTCCCAAAGGAAATTACTTGAGCCAACAGGTAAGAAATCTTCCCAAGAGAGTATTGAAAAAGATATGTCCTGTGATGGAACAACTAGTTCAGGCATTAGGACAGTACCAGCAGCAGGTGAGCCCAAAGGTCAAATTGCTAAAGCAGTTAACACGGATGAGAAGCCTGATTCATCTCTTTCAAAGGTAGAAGATTCTTTAAATGGTAATAGTGCTGCTAAAAATTCAACGAGTGGAGGTAACAAGAGCCGCATTATCAATTTACCTCGTGCTTCTGCAATATCTCCTTCTAAAACAAGGTCAATTCCGGATAGATTACTGTCatcaagaaatggaagaggAAGGTACTCAGATCTTGATGGGGAGAAATTTATTCCACGAGGAAAGAG AGATGAAATTGACGCTGATAATCCCCATAGATTCCTTAGagaaaggattcaagatcagtCTTTTAGAAACTCCAGATCGAATTATACAAGGGGAAGAGGGAAGTTTTCTGGTCGCTTAGATACTTCACGAGGCGAGTGGGGTTCTAACCGTGACTTCGCTTTTGGAAGTTACAATGATGACTATCGGTTTACCAGGAACAAACATGCTGCTGCCATTGCTGATACTGAGCTTGAATGTAATGACTTTGTTATTCCACCCGATGGTGCTTCTTTGAGTATCGGTAGAGGAAGGAAATCTTTGAATGACGATTTGCCTTCATTTCGACGTCCATCCTCAAGGAGGTTGTCTCCTGGAGGTAGAGATGGTCCTGGCAGCAGGGAAATCCAAATGGTTCACAGAATTCCAAGAAATATTAGCCCTGGTAGACTTAATGATGATAATGGGGTTGACTTGGTTGGACTTCGTCAAGATGGAAAATATGCGAGGGATTTACCAGATGGTATTATAGAACCTGCATATACTCGTCCGAACTCAATGTATGAAGGTGGGAATACTCAATTTGTCCGAGGGAACAGGAACTTCTCTACATTCCAGAGGAGGGGATTTCCTCAAGTTCGGTCAAAATCTCCAGTTGGATCACGAACACGCTCCCCTGGTCCATGGACTTCCCCTAGAAGGAGATCTCCTGCTGGATTTGGTGGACTTCAACAATTGGCTCAGCATAGATCACCAGCTATGTATAGGGTGGAAAGGATGAGATCTCCGGATCGTTCTTGTTTTCCTGAAGATATGGTTGCTAGAAGGCGTGGATCTCCCTCCTTCTTGGCTCGGCCTTCTGATGACGTTAGGGATGTAGACTCTGCAAGGGAGCATGGTCATCCAAGGCCTATAAACTCCAGTAGGAGGAGCCCATCTGATCGGGTTTTCAGCAGAAGCACTAGGAGAGTTGATGTTTTGGAACCTCGAATTAGGACAAGTGGTGATGAGTATTTTGGGAGGCCAGTACCTTCTGGCAGATTTCAGGAATTTCATGGTGAAGGAAGTAGTGAGGAGAGAAGAAAGTGTGGTGAAAGCCGGGGATTGATTCGTTCTTTTAGACCTCCATACATTAGTGACAGTGATAATCTTCGGTTCCAACTGGACGATGGTCCCAGGCCTTTCAGATTTTGTTCTGAAGGTGATGCAGATTTTGTTGGAAGGGGCATCAGAGAAAGGGAGTTTGATGGGCGGATGAAGGGTCGACCTGTTGCTGCTCCTAGACGAATTCGAACTATCGAGGATCAAGAAGGAAATTACAGGGACAGTGGGCAGGTATGGCATGATGATGGGTTCAATGAAGGGTCCGGATATAAAAGGAGGAGATTTTGA
- the LOC113760529 gene encoding fructose-bisphosphate aldolase-lysine N-methyltransferase, chloroplastic, producing MQTLVLVGSANFTYTWCHLARRPFFTLSVRHRPKLKFSTSSDKACRSYNDEECDEDFLPWLEQKACTKISSVLSIGKSAHGRALYASKPIQAGDCILRVPYSVQLAPDNLPPEICSLFGDEVSSVSKVALLLLHEQKMGQKSEWAPYIRRLPQPFEMHNTIFWSDDELEMIRQSVIYQETIKQRNHIEKQFMAIKPATDQFPQCFEDVSLKDFAYAHALVTSRAWESSRGVSMIPFADFLNHDGTSEACLMSHEGKQLSEVIAERDYSPGDQVLISYGKFSNSSLVLDFGFTVPYNIYDQAQVELNIPQHYHLFQMKLELLQRFKAPAIKDVNEFSSSEKLFTIKEVKFASKKGRGIPQSFRAFARVLCSNAQELSDLESGAAQSDGRLARSPLKNKSREIEAHELILSKITEQINEYDACIKSLGPSTSQNLVRKHALRRQMAHDLLTGELRVLKSASAWLKKYCATLLEG from the exons ATGCAGACGCTAGTACTAGTTGGATCAGCTAATTTCACATATACCTGGTGCCATCTAGCTCGACGTCCTTTCTTCACTCTTTCCGTTCGCCACCGCCCCAAACTCAAATTCTCCACTTCTTCGGATAAG GCATGTAGGAGCTACAATGACGAGGAATGTGATGAGGATTTTTTGCCGTGGTTGGAGCAAAAAGCATGTACAAAAATATCATCCGTGCTTTCCATTGGAAAATCTGCCCATGGAAG GGCACTATATGCTTCGAAGCCCATACAAGCTGGGGACTGCATATTGAGAGTTCCTTACAGCGTG CAACTAGCACCAGATAATCTTCCTCCGGAAATTTGTTCTTTGTTTGGAGATGAAGTTAGCAGTGTCTCAAAAGTTGCTCTACTCCTGCTGCATGAGCAGAAAATGGGTCAG AAATCTGAATGGGCTCCATATATCCGTCGGCTTCCTCAACCTTTTGAAATGCATAACACT ATATTCTGGAGTGATGATGAACTGGAGATGATTAGACAAAGTGTTATATACCAGGAGACCATCAAACAAAGGAATCACATTGAAAAGCAGTTTATGGCAATTAAACCA GCCACTGATCAATTCCCTCAATGTTTTGAAGATGTCTCTCTGAAGGACTTTGCTTATGCTCATGCTTTAG TTACATCTCGAGCATGGGAAAGCTCGAGGGGTGTCTCGATG ATTCCATTTGCAGATTTTCTAAATCATGATGGTACTTCAGAGGCATGTCTTATGAGTCATGAAGGAAAACAGCTCTCAgag GTCATTGCTGAGCGTGATTACAGCCCTGGTGATCAG GTGCTAATAAGttatggaaaattttccaacagtagtctagttttggactttgGCTTCACAGTTCCTTACAACATTTACGACCAG gcTCAAGTTGAGCTCAATATACCTCAGCACTATCATCTTTTTCAGATGAAGTTGGAACTTCTGCAGAGATTCAAGGCACCAGCCATTAAAGATGTCAATGAATTTAGCTCTTCTGAGAAATTATTTACAATCAA GGAAGTGAAGTTTGCTTCTAAGAAAGGGAGGGGAATTCCACAATCTTTTCGTGCATTTGCTCGTGTACTATGTTCAAATGCTCAAG AATTGAGTGATTTGGAGTCAGGAGCTGCACAAAGCGATGGTAGGCTGGCTCGAAGtcctttgaaaaacaaaagcagGGAGATTGAAGCACATGAGTTGATACTCTCAAAAATAACTGAACAAATCAATGAATATGATGCATGTATCAAG TCTCTGGGACCATCCACCTCTCAAAACTTGGTTAGAAAACATGCTTTAAGGAGACAAATGGCTCATGATCTTCTTACTGGTGAGCTTCGTGTTCTGAAGTCTGCTTCTGCATGGCTGAAGAAGTATTGTGCAACCTTATTAGAAGGATAG